A window of Sutcliffiella cohnii contains these coding sequences:
- a CDS encoding Na/Pi cotransporter family protein → MEIDVQRTIFEFIGGLGIFLFGIKYMGDGLQKSAGDKLRDILDRMTTNPFMGVLAGILVTVLIQSSSGTTALTVGLVSAGFMSLRQAVGVIMGANVGTTVTAFIIGIKITDYALPIIAAGAILLFFFKAKKLQYLGQIVFGFGALFLGLKIMGDGLKPLAGLQAFYDLTVSMSEQPILGVVVGTIFTVIVQSSSATIGILQELYGQGAIDLKAALPVLFGDNIGTTITAVLASLGASVAARRAALAHVLFNIIGTIIVLIILGPFRALIEIIQSSLGLNPEMTIAFAHGIFNVSNVIIQFPFIALLVLMVTKIIPGEDRIFEYKAKHLDPIFIEQSPSLALGQAKEEVVRMGNFAVVGLEETKAYLISSSQKHSDSAFQLEDAINNLDRKITDYLIQLSSSSLSAHESEEHSMLMDTVRDIERIGDHFENILELVDYQISNKVSLTENAEQDLNEMFTLTISTVKEAVEALNTGNLELAKDVMLKEEKIDKMERSLRKKHILRLNEGVCTGQAGIVFVDIVSNLERIGDHAVNIAEAVLGEDHGTY, encoded by the coding sequence TTGGAAATCGACGTTCAGAGAACGATATTTGAATTTATAGGTGGTCTCGGTATTTTCCTTTTTGGTATTAAATATATGGGAGACGGACTACAAAAATCAGCAGGTGATAAACTGCGTGACATCTTAGATCGTATGACAACGAACCCATTTATGGGTGTATTAGCAGGTATTCTTGTGACAGTTTTGATTCAATCAAGCTCAGGAACTACAGCGCTAACAGTTGGTCTAGTAAGTGCCGGTTTTATGTCATTACGCCAAGCTGTAGGGGTAATTATGGGTGCCAATGTTGGTACTACTGTAACGGCCTTCATTATTGGAATAAAAATTACTGACTATGCTCTTCCTATAATTGCAGCGGGAGCTATCCTGCTTTTCTTCTTTAAAGCGAAGAAACTACAATATTTAGGACAAATAGTATTCGGTTTTGGTGCCCTTTTCTTAGGGCTAAAAATTATGGGAGACGGGTTAAAGCCATTAGCAGGCTTACAAGCATTTTATGATTTAACAGTTTCCATGAGCGAACAACCGATACTTGGTGTCGTAGTTGGTACTATATTTACTGTTATCGTGCAGAGTTCAAGTGCAACAATAGGTATCCTTCAGGAATTATATGGTCAAGGTGCTATTGATTTGAAGGCTGCTCTACCCGTATTATTTGGAGATAATATAGGGACAACTATTACAGCAGTTTTAGCATCATTAGGTGCAAGTGTAGCTGCTAGAAGGGCAGCATTAGCACATGTATTGTTTAATATTATTGGTACTATTATTGTTCTAATCATTTTAGGCCCGTTTAGAGCACTTATCGAAATCATTCAATCTAGCCTAGGTTTGAATCCAGAGATGACTATTGCATTTGCTCACGGAATATTTAACGTTTCTAACGTGATCATACAATTCCCTTTTATTGCTCTATTAGTTTTAATGGTAACTAAAATAATTCCTGGGGAAGACCGTATTTTTGAATATAAAGCAAAACATTTAGATCCAATATTTATTGAGCAATCACCATCTCTTGCTTTAGGACAAGCGAAAGAAGAAGTAGTACGTATGGGTAACTTCGCAGTTGTCGGTTTAGAAGAAACGAAGGCATATTTAATTTCTTCTTCTCAAAAACATTCAGATTCAGCCTTTCAATTAGAAGATGCTATAAATAATTTAGACAGAAAAATTACGGATTATTTAATTCAATTATCATCTAGTTCTTTATCTGCTCACGAATCAGAAGAGCATTCTATGTTGATGGATACAGTTCGAGATATCGAACGAATAGGTGATCATTTTGAAAATATATTAGAGTTGGTTGATTATCAAATTTCTAACAAAGTTTCATTAACAGAAAATGCAGAACAAGATTTAAATGAAATGTTTACTCTTACAATTTCTACTGTAAAAGAAGCAGTAGAAGCCTTAAACACTGGTAATTTAGAACTTGCTAAAGATGTAATGTTGAAAGAAGAAAAAATAGATAAAATGGAAAGAAGCTTACGTAAAAAACATATATTACGTTTAAATGAAGGGGTATGTACTGGACAGGCTGGTATCGTATTCGTTGATATTGTTAGTAACTTAGAGCGTATCGGTGATCATGCTGTAAATATTGCAGAAGCAGTGTTAGGCGAAGACCACGGAACATATTAA